The genomic window TTGAGTTTGTCATTAAGGCAAAGATTGATGTGTGTTATTTTTCCATTTTGACGCCGTATCCCGGCACGCGGGTGTATTCACAGATGTTGCAGGAAGGCCGAATAATCGATCACGACTGGTCGAACTACAATACGAACCACGTCGTTTTTAAACCCAAATTAATGAAACCTGAAAAGCTCCTTGACGGATTTCACCATGCCTTAAAAGAAAGTTTCTCTTATACTGCAATTTTTAAAAGACTGTGGGGCAACGGGACATACAAGAATTTTTTCTACCCCATGAACTTTGGTTTCAGGCAGACCGTCAGAAAAACAATAAAAAACAAACAGCATTTTTCCTATGAAGAGGATCCTGATTCTTGACGGGATGTGGAATAAATCCCTTGCGGCCGTGCGGTCTTTTGGCAGGAGAGGATTTTACGTCGCAGCAGGCGAAAGGACACGGCTTGCAGCGGCAATTTTTTCGAAATACTGCAGCAGGCGATGGGTCTATGCATCTCCAGGAGTATCCCCGGTTGATTTCCTCAATGACCTTGAAACGGAACTGAAAGCGGGTAAGTACGATGTTGTCTTTCCCATGGAATTTTCTACTCAGATTCTTTTAACTGACGTTGCAAACAGACAGAGGATCGAAAGACACACACGATTGCCTTTTGCTGATGCCGATCTTGCCAAAAAAGGGAATGATAAAGCATGTGTTATGCAGTATGCAAGAGAAAGAGGGATTGATGTCCCAACAACGTATGTTGTAAGTGATATTGAGCAAATTACGATGATTGCAAAGGAAGTTGCGTATCCTATTCTTATAAAACCACGGAATAGTTCTGGTTCAAGAGGTATTGTATTCGTTAAAGAAAGAGAGGAATTATTAACGTCATACCTGAAAGTGCACAAGGAATATCCATTTCCAATCATTCAGGAATATATACCGGACGGTGGCGAAGTGTATGGAGTTGGATTGCTTCTCAATTTTCAATCGGAGATACGGGCGTCTTTTGTATACAAGCGTTTACGCTCGCATCCCGTGAGAGGTGGGCCGAGCACGCTCAGGGAAAGTGTGAAACGGGAAGACATCAGAGAGATTGCCGGGTCATTTATGAAGTCGCTTCGTTGGACAGGGGTTGCCCACGTGGAATTTAAAATCGATCCGAGAGACAGGAAGCCGAAATTGCTCGAAGTGAATCCACGATTCTGGGGATCTTTACAACTGGCTATTGAATCAGGAGTTGATTTTCCATTTCTCTTATATAAGATGGCAATGGAAGGCGATATTGAGCCTGTCATGGACTATAATGTTGGTGTCAGGTGCAGGTGGCTTATCCCGGGTGATTTATTGCACTTTATCAAAAACCCGGAGAGGTTAAGACTAAAACCCAGTTTTTTTGATTTCAAAACAAAAGACGATATTATTTCCCTCAGCGATCCTATGCCAGTAATTGGAAGAATATCGTCCGTTCTGGCTTTTTTATATGATAAGGAAATGAAAAATCTTTTACATGGATGAGGATAATTTATGAACATAAGA from Candidatus Brocadia sp. includes these protein-coding regions:
- a CDS encoding ATP-grasp domain-containing protein — encoded protein: MKRILILDGMWNKSLAAVRSFGRRGFYVAAGERTRLAAAIFSKYCSRRWVYASPGVSPVDFLNDLETELKAGKYDVVFPMEFSTQILLTDVANRQRIERHTRLPFADADLAKKGNDKACVMQYARERGIDVPTTYVVSDIEQITMIAKEVAYPILIKPRNSSGSRGIVFVKEREELLTSYLKVHKEYPFPIIQEYIPDGGEVYGVGLLLNFQSEIRASFVYKRLRSHPVRGGPSTLRESVKREDIREIAGSFMKSLRWTGVAHVEFKIDPRDRKPKLLEVNPRFWGSLQLAIESGVDFPFLLYKMAMEGDIEPVMDYNVGVRCRWLIPGDLLHFIKNPERLRLKPSFFDFKTKDDIISLSDPMPVIGRISSVLAFLYDKEMKNLLHG